The DNA window GCTTCGCCGGACGCCCGGCCTCCGGTTCCAGCGATTACTGGGTCAGTACGATACTGTCGACGTACTGATGCATCCGAATCCGGATCCCGATGCGATGTCGGCCGCACTGGCGGTCTCGTTTCTCGCTGATACTGTCGACACCGACGCGCGATTGTTGTTTGCAGGGCAGATCAGACATCAGGAGAACCGGGCGTTTCGGACCGTCCTCGACGTTGAAATGACACGGATTGACTCTGCGGCTGACGTAGACGGGGACGGACTCGTACTCGTCGATCACAACCGCCCACGTGGGTTTTCAGGCGCGGAGGGGCTCTCCCCGGACGCGCTGATCGACCATCATCCCGGCGGAGGGGAGGCCGAGTCGTTCACCGATGCCCGGACGAACTACGGGGCCTGCGCGACGATTCTGGCCGAGTATCTCGAGGCAATCGACGCGCGACCGGTGGCCGACGAGGAGGATATCGATCTACGGATCCCCTGGGAAGTGTCGACCGGACTACTGTACGGGATTCAGTCGGACACGAACCATCTCACCAAAGGCTGTTCTTCGGCGGAGTTTCAGGCGGCATCGTTCCTGTACCCCGGCATCGATGAGGATGCGCTTGACCGGATCGCCAACCCGGAGGTGAGCGCGGAGACGCTGGATATCAAGGCACGGGCGATCCGGGAACGGCGGATCGACGGCTCGTTCGCCGTCGCGGACGTGGGCGAGGTGTCGAACGTCGATGCGATCCCACAGGCCGCCGACGAACT is part of the Natranaeroarchaeum aerophilus genome and encodes:
- a CDS encoding DHH family phosphoesterase translates to MRYAVVSRGVVDDALRAVDTDGTLLVGGAIVVALLGGLWLAIRWLRRTPGLRFQRLLGQYDTVDVLMHPNPDPDAMSAALAVSFLADTVDTDARLLFAGQIRHQENRAFRTVLDVEMTRIDSAADVDGDGLVLVDHNRPRGFSGAEGLSPDALIDHHPGGGEAESFTDARTNYGACATILAEYLEAIDARPVADEEDIDLRIPWEVSTGLLYGIQSDTNHLTKGCSSAEFQAASFLYPGIDEDALDRIANPEVSAETLDIKARAIRERRIDGSFAVADVGEVSNVDAIPQAADELLTLEGVTAVVVYGRREGELSLSGRSRDDRVHMGDVLSAVTEDIPMASAGGHARMGGGQISIAHMEGIGPSDGLTEEQFTDRLFGAMSGDI